One part of the Symphalangus syndactylus isolate Jambi chromosome 1, NHGRI_mSymSyn1-v2.1_pri, whole genome shotgun sequence genome encodes these proteins:
- the LOC129489990 gene encoding olfactory receptor 5F1, with amino-acid sequence MTRKNYTSLTEFILLGLADTLELQIILFLLFLVIYTLTVLGNIGMILLIRIDSRLHTPMYFFLANLSFVDVCYSTTITPKMLADLLSEKKTISFAGCFLQMYFFIALASTECILFGLMAYDQYVAICRPLLYSLIMSRTVCLKMAAGAFAAGLLNSMVNTSHVSSLSFCGSNVIHHFFCDSPPLFKLSCSVTILKESISSILAGVNIVGTLLVILSSYSYVLFSIFSMHSGEGRHRTFSTCASHLTAIILFYTTCIYTYLRPSSSYSLNQDKVASVFYTVVIPMLNPLIYSLRNKEVKKALANVISRKRISSFL; translated from the coding sequence aTGACCAGAAAAAATTATACTTCACTGACTGAGTTCATCCTATTGGGATTAGCAGACACACTGGAGCTACAGATTATCCTCTTTCTGTTATTTCTTGTGATTTACACACTTACAGTACTGGGAAATATCGGGATGATCCTCTTAATCAGGATCGATTCCCGGCTTCACACACCCATGTATTTCTTCCTGGCTAACCTGTCCTTTGTGGACGTTTGTTACTCAACCACCATCACCCCAAAGATGCTGGCAGATTTATTATCAGAGAAGAAAACCATCTCTTTTGCTGGCTGCTTCCTACAGATGTACTTCTTTATCGCCCTGGCGTCAACCGAATGCATCCTCTTTGGGTTAATGGCCTATGACCAGTACGTGGCCATATGTCGCCCACTGCTTTACTCCTTGATCATGTCCAGGACAGTCTGCCTAAAAATGGCAGCCGGGGCTTTTGCTGCAGGGTTGCTGAACTCCATGGTCAACACAAGCCATGTCAGCAGCTTGTCATTCTGTGGATCCAACGTCATCCATCACTTCTTCTGTGACAGCCCCCCACTTTTCAAGCTCTCTTGTTCTGTCACAATCCTGAAAGAAAGCATAAGTTCTATTTTGGCTGGTGTGAATATTGTGGGGACTCTGCTTGTCATCCTCTCCTCCTACTCCTACGTTCTCTTCTCCATTTTTTCTATGCATTCAGGGGAGGGGAGGCACAGAACTTTCTCAACGTGTGCCTCTCACCTGACAGCCATAATTCTGTTCTACACCACCTGCATCTATACTTACCTGAGacctagttccagctactccctGAATCAGGACAAAGTGGCTTCTGTGTTCTACACAGTGGTGATCCCCATGTTGAATCCTCTGATCTACAGCCTCAGGAATAAGGAAGTAAAGAAGGCTTTAGCGAATGTAATTAGCAGGAAAAGGATCTCTTCATTTCTGTGA